One Luteolibacter flavescens genomic region harbors:
- a CDS encoding NADH-quinone oxidoreductase subunit J family protein produces the protein MPVYLFWFFALVMLFGGVAVVALRNPVASALSMVASFVGLSGLFIGLNAFFVGIIQILVYAGAIMVLFIFIIMLLDLKTEEKRAPKLAPLLGGLGIVLAFTIQLIGILSKSPNIKAEPLDLAAGAAYYAERSPGISTKLAEGHLPDVNLIGETLFRGYNLPLQIVGVLLLVSTVGVVVLSKRQTT, from the coding sequence ATGCCCGTTTACTTATTCTGGTTCTTCGCGCTCGTCATGCTGTTCGGCGGCGTGGCGGTTGTCGCGCTGCGGAATCCCGTCGCATCCGCCTTGTCGATGGTGGCCTCATTCGTCGGCCTTTCCGGTCTTTTCATCGGCCTGAATGCCTTCTTCGTCGGGATCATCCAGATCCTCGTCTATGCGGGCGCGATCATGGTGCTGTTCATCTTCATCATCATGCTCCTCGACCTGAAGACCGAGGAGAAGCGTGCGCCGAAGCTCGCACCGCTGCTTGGCGGGCTCGGCATCGTGCTGGCCTTCACCATTCAGCTCATCGGCATCCTCTCGAAGTCTCCGAACATCAAGGCCGAGCCGCTCGATCTCGCCGCCGGTGCCGCCTACTACGCCGAGCGTAGCCCGGGCATCTCCACCAAGCTCGCCGAGGGCCACCTGCCCGACGTGAACCTGATCGGCGAGACCCTCTTCCGCGGCTACAACCTGCCGCTCCAGATCGTCGGTGTGCTGCTGCTCGTTTCCACCGTCGGCGTCGTCGTCCTTTCCAAGCGCCAAACCACCTGA
- the nuoK gene encoding NADH-quinone oxidoreductase subunit NuoK, producing MASLHDYLLVSGLLFAIGLAGVVLRRNIIVVFMCLELMLSAANLTLVAFSRFKGLNGLPDYNGQMLVFFVITVAAAEVAVGLAIIVALYRSRQTINTEDLTSMRG from the coding sequence ATGGCTTCCCTGCACGATTACCTGCTCGTCTCCGGGCTGCTCTTCGCCATCGGCCTCGCCGGCGTGGTGCTCCGCCGGAACATCATCGTGGTCTTCATGTGCCTGGAGCTGATGCTCAGTGCCGCGAACTTGACCCTGGTGGCCTTCTCGCGCTTCAAGGGCTTGAACGGTCTGCCCGACTACAACGGACAAATGCTGGTCTTCTTCGTGATCACCGTGGCCGCCGCCGAGGTCGCCGTCGGCCTCGCGATCATCGTAGCCCTCTACCGCTCGCGGCAGACGATCAATACGGAAGACCTCACCAGCATGCGTGGCTAA
- a CDS encoding complex I subunit 4 family protein, translating into MLLVLVLLPLLAFVAMIAGAPARKAAIAAGAANLVLGLWAATSWQSDRWSISLPVLEKPALHMALGFYDGMSVIMVLLSVIVTLAAVLSGKSPEGRETLYYGSSMLISAGAIGAFAATDLFFFYAFHELALIPTFLMIGILGRGDRKEAAWKITIYLGLGSIILLAGLVWLANLAGTYEIPKMLDAVKNGTLAIDAASQKGIAALLIVGFGVLVSLFPFHSWAAPAYASAPAPTAMLHAGVLKKFGLYGLLRLAIPMVPEGLNAWLVPLCVLLLGNILWVGFVTISQKRLDGMLGHSSVMHMGYIFLAIAALAAAEANGVVNEIALPAAVLLMFAHGVSIAMLFGLADRIERNTGTLELSDLGGLAKSAPGLAFLFGMVGMASIGLPGLANFAGEVMVFLSAFRNYVPADGLGPVQITCIIAIWGVVISAIYMLRAYRRIFQGESVRATDGAADLTFADRIPALILAVALLAVGLYPNLLLQLLK; encoded by the coding sequence ATGCTCCTTGTCCTCGTCCTACTCCCGCTGCTGGCTTTCGTCGCGATGATCGCCGGTGCGCCCGCGCGCAAGGCAGCCATTGCCGCCGGTGCGGCCAATCTCGTGCTCGGACTCTGGGCAGCCACCTCGTGGCAGTCCGACCGGTGGTCGATCTCGCTGCCGGTGCTTGAGAAGCCCGCGCTCCACATGGCGCTCGGCTTTTACGACGGCATGAGCGTGATCATGGTGCTGCTGTCGGTGATCGTCACCCTCGCCGCCGTGCTTTCCGGCAAGTCCCCGGAAGGCCGCGAGACGCTCTACTACGGCTCCTCCATGCTGATCTCGGCCGGTGCCATCGGTGCCTTTGCCGCCACGGATCTCTTCTTCTTCTATGCCTTCCACGAGCTCGCGCTGATCCCGACCTTCCTGATGATCGGGATCCTCGGACGCGGCGACCGGAAGGAAGCCGCCTGGAAGATCACCATCTATCTCGGTCTCGGCTCCATCATCCTGCTCGCCGGTCTCGTCTGGCTCGCGAATCTCGCCGGGACCTACGAAATTCCGAAGATGCTGGATGCCGTGAAGAACGGCACGCTGGCGATCGACGCCGCCTCGCAGAAGGGCATCGCCGCGCTACTCATCGTCGGCTTCGGCGTGCTGGTCTCGCTGTTCCCGTTCCACTCGTGGGCTGCTCCGGCCTACGCCAGCGCCCCGGCACCGACCGCGATGCTTCACGCCGGTGTGCTGAAGAAATTCGGCCTTTACGGTCTGCTCCGTCTCGCCATCCCGATGGTCCCCGAGGGCCTGAATGCCTGGCTCGTGCCGCTCTGCGTGCTGCTGCTTGGCAATATCCTCTGGGTCGGCTTCGTGACCATCAGCCAGAAGCGCCTCGATGGCATGCTCGGCCACTCGTCCGTGATGCACATGGGCTACATCTTCCTCGCCATCGCCGCTCTCGCCGCCGCGGAAGCGAACGGTGTGGTCAATGAAATCGCCCTGCCAGCCGCGGTCCTCCTGATGTTCGCCCACGGCGTCTCCATCGCCATGCTCTTCGGCCTGGCCGACCGCATCGAGCGGAATACCGGCACGCTGGAGCTTTCCGACCTCGGCGGCCTTGCCAAATCCGCTCCCGGCCTCGCCTTCCTCTTCGGCATGGTCGGCATGGCATCCATCGGCCTGCCTGGTCTCGCGAATTTCGCGGGTGAAGTGATGGTCTTCCTCTCCGCCTTCCGGAACTACGTTCCCGCAGACGGCCTCGGCCCGGTGCAGATCACCTGCATCATTGCCATCTGGGGTGTGGTCATCAGCGCCATCTACATGCTCCGCGCCTACCGCCGGATCTTCCAGGGCGAAAGCGTCCGCGCCACCGACGGTGCCGCCGACCTGACCTTCGCCGACCGCATCCCGGCGCTGATCCTCGCGGTCGCGCTGCTCGCCGTGGGCCTCTATCCAAACCTGCTGCTCCAACTTCTCAAGTGA
- the nuoL gene encoding NADH-quinone oxidoreductase subunit L, with product MLPWLLLFLPLIAAAANQLFLKRNAYVASTVSVISVAVTFGISVMLLLSNVQAPEPIKWISVGSFHVEVGITLDQLSKGMMIVVTGIGLLVHIFSLAYMADDSAKARFFTCLSLFMFSMTGIVLASNFIMTFMFWELVGLSSYLLIGHWYQKESAADAAKKAFIVNRVGDFGFMIGILMLWGITGHLGFVGMKEWAAGGGLATVSTGVLGAALLCVFCGAMGKSAQMPLHVWLPDAMEGPTPVSALIHAATMVAAGVYMLFRVQLSIGAEAFNNFSGDTIAWIGGITSLCAALMATQQNDIKKILAYSTLSQLGYMVMAVGLMVGEAGMFHLFTHAWFKALLFLGSGAIIYACHHEQDIWKMGGLLKKMPITGFTFLIGTAALIAVPFVTSGFWSKEEILAAAYGGNKWLFGIAVFVAFLTTFYMTRAFVVTFLGKTRSDNASHAHEVGPLMFVPLLLLAGLALGAGSELVSNALGAYRPIHEHGHAEGHGLILGASIGTLILGLLAGFTLYNGKDKDPVSIPFFRDRLKIDAFYDNVVVRYFQDAFAAIVHFFDEFLINGLIVGGTSRLAESFGGLFRRVQSGNLQGYAFAFGIGVILVIYFTAF from the coding sequence ATGCTGCCCTGGCTCCTCCTGTTCCTCCCGCTGATCGCCGCCGCGGCGAACCAGCTCTTCCTCAAGCGGAATGCCTACGTCGCCTCGACGGTGTCGGTCATCTCCGTGGCCGTGACCTTCGGCATCTCGGTGATGCTGCTGCTCAGCAACGTCCAGGCACCCGAGCCCATCAAATGGATCTCCGTCGGTAGTTTCCACGTGGAGGTGGGCATCACCTTGGACCAGTTGTCCAAGGGCATGATGATCGTGGTCACAGGCATCGGCCTGCTGGTCCACATCTTCTCGCTGGCTTACATGGCCGACGACAGCGCGAAGGCACGCTTCTTCACCTGCCTCTCGCTCTTCATGTTTTCGATGACCGGCATCGTCCTGGCGTCGAATTTCATCATGACCTTCATGTTCTGGGAGCTGGTCGGCCTCAGCTCCTACCTGCTGATCGGCCACTGGTATCAGAAGGAATCCGCTGCCGATGCCGCGAAGAAGGCCTTCATCGTCAACAGGGTGGGGGACTTCGGCTTCATGATCGGCATTCTGATGCTCTGGGGCATCACTGGTCACCTCGGCTTTGTCGGGATGAAGGAATGGGCCGCTGGCGGTGGTCTCGCCACGGTTTCCACCGGTGTTCTCGGTGCCGCTCTCTTGTGTGTTTTCTGCGGAGCCATGGGCAAGTCCGCCCAGATGCCGCTTCACGTCTGGCTGCCGGATGCGATGGAAGGCCCGACCCCCGTGTCCGCCCTCATCCACGCCGCGACCATGGTGGCAGCCGGTGTCTACATGCTCTTCCGCGTGCAGCTCTCTATCGGAGCGGAAGCGTTCAACAACTTCTCCGGCGACACCATCGCCTGGATCGGCGGCATCACCTCGCTGTGCGCCGCGCTGATGGCCACGCAGCAGAATGACATCAAGAAGATCCTGGCCTACTCCACGCTCTCGCAGCTCGGTTACATGGTCATGGCCGTGGGTCTCATGGTCGGCGAGGCTGGCATGTTCCATCTCTTCACGCACGCTTGGTTCAAGGCTCTACTCTTCCTCGGCTCCGGCGCGATCATCTACGCCTGCCACCATGAGCAGGACATCTGGAAGATGGGTGGCCTTCTCAAGAAGATGCCGATCACCGGTTTCACCTTCCTGATTGGTACCGCGGCGCTGATCGCCGTTCCGTTCGTCACTTCCGGTTTCTGGTCAAAGGAAGAAATTCTTGCGGCCGCCTACGGTGGGAACAAGTGGCTCTTCGGGATCGCCGTTTTCGTCGCATTCCTCACGACCTTTTACATGACCCGCGCTTTCGTGGTGACCTTCCTCGGGAAGACCCGCTCGGATAATGCAAGCCATGCTCACGAGGTCGGACCTCTGATGTTTGTCCCGCTCCTGCTGCTTGCGGGATTGGCGCTGGGTGCTGGTTCTGAATTAGTATCCAACGCGTTGGGTGCTTACCGCCCGATCCACGAGCATGGCCATGCCGAGGGACACGGTCTCATTCTCGGTGCGTCCATCGGCACTCTGATCCTTGGTCTTCTCGCGGGCTTCACGCTCTACAACGGCAAGGACAAGGACCCGGTCTCCATCCCGTTCTTCCGGGACCGCCTGAAGATCGACGCCTTCTACGACAATGTCGTGGTGCGCTACTTCCAGGATGCCTTCGCGGCCATCGTCCACTTCTTCGACGAGTTCCTGATCAATGGCCTGATCGTCGGCGGCACCAGCCGTCTGGCCGAGAGCTTTGGCGGCCTCTTCCGCCGCGTCCAGTCGGGCAATCTCCAGGGCTACGCGTTCGCCTTCGGCATCGGCGTCATCCTCGTCATCTATTTCACCGCGTTCTGA
- a CDS encoding NADH-quinone oxidoreductase subunit N yields the protein MPAYYLEALTVFLGLLLLMVEAFGPSNSKKFVGFTAAAGLAFILVLSFFAYGPEAKPDAAWAKWSLWNFYAFDGLARFYKGFALVTTILVVLMSIDFRSILSRFTDNPGSEAGTGEYYALPVFACAGMMWMASAKDLAGAFVALELVTITFYILVAFLRRNVGSLEAGVKYLILGALSTGFLVYGIAWIYGATGTMSLEGIGAQVGTLTNTAPLLFGIALILIALGFKIGAVPMQVWIPDVYQGAPTPTTAFLSVGSKAAGFILLIRFLEPLMQAGSPVAGKVTLMLAVMAGATLLFGNLAAISQTNFKRLLAYSSIAHAGFLVLALAAWKPETVDSLGSIGSVSFYLATYLLMTLASFFVLAQVRIQSESEQIDAFNGLGKRNPTLAIGLTIIMAALAGVPLTAGFLGKFFVFALAVEAKLWWAVALAVVGAAAGFYYYFKIIRAIWWEAPAADSKPLVLSQITRTCVVALTLAVIVLGVWPQPVLWLLN from the coding sequence ATGCCCGCCTACTACCTAGAAGCCCTGACCGTTTTCCTCGGCCTGCTGTTGCTGATGGTCGAAGCCTTCGGTCCCAGCAACTCGAAGAAGTTCGTCGGCTTCACCGCCGCTGCAGGGCTGGCTTTCATCCTCGTGCTGTCGTTCTTCGCCTACGGGCCGGAGGCAAAGCCGGATGCCGCCTGGGCCAAGTGGTCGCTGTGGAATTTCTACGCCTTCGACGGTCTCGCCCGCTTCTACAAGGGCTTCGCGCTCGTCACCACCATCCTCGTGGTGCTGATGTCCATCGACTTCCGCTCGATCCTCTCGCGCTTCACCGATAATCCGGGCTCCGAGGCCGGCACCGGAGAATATTACGCGCTGCCCGTTTTCGCCTGTGCGGGCATGATGTGGATGGCCTCGGCGAAGGACCTCGCCGGCGCATTCGTAGCGCTCGAACTGGTCACCATTACCTTCTACATCCTCGTCGCCTTCCTCCGCCGGAATGTCGGCTCGCTTGAGGCCGGGGTGAAGTACCTCATCCTCGGTGCACTCAGCACCGGCTTCCTCGTCTATGGCATCGCCTGGATCTACGGTGCCACCGGCACGATGAGCCTTGAAGGCATCGGTGCCCAGGTCGGCACGCTGACCAATACCGCGCCGCTTCTTTTCGGCATCGCCCTCATCCTCATCGCCCTCGGCTTCAAGATCGGTGCCGTGCCGATGCAGGTCTGGATCCCGGATGTCTATCAGGGCGCGCCGACTCCCACGACCGCCTTCCTCTCCGTGGGGTCAAAGGCCGCGGGTTTCATCCTTCTCATCCGTTTCCTCGAGCCGCTCATGCAAGCAGGTTCGCCGGTCGCAGGAAAGGTGACGCTGATGCTCGCGGTCATGGCCGGAGCCACGCTGCTTTTCGGTAATCTTGCCGCGATCTCGCAGACGAACTTCAAGCGCCTGCTGGCCTATTCCTCGATCGCCCATGCCGGATTCCTCGTCCTCGCGCTGGCAGCTTGGAAGCCGGAGACGGTTGATAGCCTCGGCTCGATCGGCAGCGTCTCCTTCTACCTCGCCACCTACCTGCTCATGACGCTCGCCAGCTTCTTCGTGCTGGCGCAGGTCCGCATCCAGAGCGAGTCCGAGCAGATCGACGCCTTCAATGGTCTCGGCAAGCGCAACCCGACCCTCGCCATCGGCCTGACCATCATCATGGCCGCCCTCGCCGGTGTTCCGCTCACCGCCGGTTTCCTCGGCAAGTTCTTCGTCTTCGCGCTCGCCGTGGAGGCAAAGCTCTGGTGGGCCGTCGCGCTCGCCGTGGTGGGTGCCGCCGCTGGCTTCTACTACTACTTCAAGATCATCCGCGCCATCTGGTGGGAGGCTCCGGCCGCTGACTCGAAGCCGCTGGTTCTCTCCCAGATCACCCGCACCTGCGTCGTCGCCCTCACGCTGGCCGTGATCGTCCTCGGCGTCTGGCCGCAGCCTGTCCTCTGGCTGCTGAATTGA